The following proteins are co-located in the Cutaneotrichosporon cavernicola HIS019 DNA, chromosome: 3 genome:
- the BBP gene encoding uncharacterized protein (Splicing factor 1 helix-hairpin domain), with protein MWRPARTTGSNDTPLANKRRFGLPEEAPAQAPPPPGGGGYGKPPGDMQFFNGRIDRDRDRERRNAPPQPRDDHRRDDRDMRDRRDDQDRYGGDRRDDRDRHDRRDDRGDDRRSDRRSRWDDQDRTRGREADPREEGPRKRRSRWGDASERVDVSGLPVNIQGKVSASELDNYAIHVRLEEIARKLRTGDVVPPDGQRSPSPPPKFDAYGRRTNTRDVRYREKLEDERRRLIDRAMKNDPNFRPPADFQNRRNGRPMDKVYIPVDEFPEINFFGLLVGPRGNSLKRMERETGAKISIRGKGSVKKGKDRPEAYANDEEDDLHCVVTGDDEVKVKACVMLINKVIETAASTPEGQNDHKRNQLRELASLNGTLRDDENQLCQNCGEKGHRRWECPQQRVYSANVICRLCGGAGHMARDCRGRGDPSLATNRPPGDTQFDSEYSALMAELGEAGAAAPGPGAPTEQRLPPWRISENWHGGGRNRERDQGFGDQGYGGGEQGYGGGDQYGGGGYGGDQGYGGGAGAAAGGGGYGGGYGGDQGYGGGAGGAGGAGGYGGGGGGGYQQYYAGMQGA; from the exons ATGTGGAGGCCCGCCCGCACCACTGGGTCCAACGAC ACCCCACTTGCCAACAAGCGCCGCTTCGGCCTTCCCGAGGAGGCTCCGGCTCAggctccgcctcctcccggAGGAGGTGGTTATGGCAAGCCCCCCGGAGACATGCAGTTCTTCAACGGACGTATTGACCgtgaccgcgaccgcgagcgccgtAATGCGCCCCCGCAGCCCCGTGATGACCACCGCCGCGATGACAGGGACATGCGCGACCGTCGCGACGACCAAGACCGCTACGGTGGTgaccgccgcgacgacagGGACCGCCACGACCGCCGCGATGACCGGGGCGACGACCGCCGCAGCGACCGCAGGAGCCGCTGGGACGACCAGGACCGCACGCGCGGACGTGAGGCTGACCCCCGCGAAG AGGGACCTCGTAagcgccgctcgcgctggggcgacgccagcgagcgcgtcgacgtctcGGGCCTGCCCGTCAACATTCAGGGCAAGGTCTCTGcgtccgagctcgacaatTATGCCATCCacgtccgcctcgaggagattgCGCGCAAGTTGCGCACCGGTGACGTGGTGCCGCCTGATGGGCAGCGGTCGCCTTCCCCGCCCCCGAAGTTCGACGCTTACGGCCGCCGCACTAACACCCGCGACGTCAGGTACCGTGAGAAgcttgaggatgagcgccgtcgcctGATCGACCGTGCGATGAAGAACGACCCCAACTTCCGCCCGCCTGCCGACTTCCAGAATAGACGCAACGGCCGGCCCATGGACAAGGTGTACATCCCCGTTGACGAGTTCCCCGAGATCAACTTTTTCGGCCTGCTTGTCGGCCCTCGTGGCAACTCACTCAAGCGCATGGAGCGCGAGACGGGTGCCAAGATTAGCATCCGTGGTAAGGGCAGTGTtaagaagggcaaggaccgCCCGGAAGCGTACGCCAacgacgaagaggacgacctGCACTGTGTCGTgacgggcgacgacgaggtcaaggtcaaggcaTGTGTAATGCTCATTAACAAGGTCATTGAGACCGCTGCCTCGACACCCGAGGGCCAGAACGACCACAAGCGTAACCAGCTCCGTGAGCTTGCCTCGCTTAACGGTACcctgcgcgacgacgagaaccAGCTGTGCCAGAACTGTGGTGAGAAGGGCCACCGTCGCTGGGAATGCCCCCAGCAGCGCGTGTACAGTGCCAACGTCATCTGTCGTCTCTGTGGCGGTGCGGGCCACATGGCGCGCGACTGCCGTGGCCGTGGCGACCCCAGCCTCGCAACCAACAGGCCGCCTGGCGACACTCAGTTCGACTCGGAGTACTCGGCTCTCAtggccgagcttggcgaggccgGTGCGGCTGCTCCAGGCCCGGGTGCACCTACGGAGCAGCGCCTCCCGCCCTGGCGTATCTCCGAGAACTGGCACGGTGGTGGCCGCAACAGAGAGCGCGACCAGGGCTTCGGTGACCAGGGCTACGGCGGTGGCGAACAGGGctacggcggcggcgaccagtacggcggtggcggctACGGTGGTGACCAGGGCTACGGcggtggtgctggtgccgctgctggcggtggtggctACGGTGGTGGCTACGGCGGCGACCAGGGCTACGGCGGTGGTGCTGGCGGTGCTGGAGGTGCGGGTGGTtacggcggcggtggtggtggtggctaTCAGCA ataCTACGCCGGCATGCAGGGCGCGTAA
- the YVH1 gene encoding uncharacterized protein (Dual specificity phosphatase, catalytic domain) yields MLSRSASLRGTKLPQMSNLRDSGLDAAPADALKPDEQAIDDVFAQVKETGTLEGAARRLAELAAAEEGPGTLQHQRRHQAWMDDPEEAAYLAQQQQQEEEEEEVVVEHLNEVIDGLWIGDLFAAMDADGLKERGITNVVSLLRPPLQFAPDFAVFAIMIDDAPETDILRELPSAVAWIAEALQRRAGHEPDQRGLELQNTPETKAGGVLVHCQAGMSRSATVTAAFLMRELRLDPVEAVTFLRDRRSVVDPSDTFWHQLGLYYLADGRMTRQWYLSRTTDTVMNDGRAPSTEHMAVYPSTPTPSQPATPAGGHRRKVRCKMCRQHLALREHMMDHILDQAPLSRPRTPSNFSLPGPLTGLNLSITTDDDALDIDDDEPAPKDQLSRRPSVASDVINPLTGLPASRSRRASLASETGGVGRARSRSLLGLGPDGLTMTRANSVSADEDKEGKSSEDISPTKPSLTRAGRPILDADQLAARLPPQLAALRTGGVSTPSTTDASPVDKPAGRRRASSGLQFTSSMPNMSTGGLTGPPPILANPKCSGYFVEPLTWMEPVLANGSITGKLVCPNPKCGVKIGNYDWAGAQCGCKDWVTPGFCLSRSKVEEVW; encoded by the exons ATGCTCTCCCGCTCAGCCTCGCTACGAGGCACCAAGCTCCCCCAAATGTCCAACCTCCGAGACTCGGGGTTGGACGCAGCCCcagccgacgcgctcaaaCCAGACGAGCAGGCGATCGACGATGTCTTCGCCCAAGTCAAAGAAACCGGCACGCTGGAGGGTGCGGCCCGTCGTCTGGCGGAACTTGCAGCGGCCGAAGAGGGTCCTGGGACGTTGCAACATCAGAGGCGCCACCAGGCTTGGATGGACGATCCCGAGGAAGCCGCGTACTTGGcccaacaacaacagcaagaagaggaagaggaagaggtggtggtggagcaCCTCAATGAGGTCATTGATGGGCTTTGGATAGGTGACCTCTTCGCGGCTATGGATGCTGATGGGTTGAAGGAGCGCGGTATT ACCAACGTAGTCTCCCTCCTACGCCCCCCACTCCAATTCGCGCCAGACTTTGCAGTCTTCGCCATCATGATAGACGACGCCCCCGAGACCGATATCCTCCGCGAACTTCCTAGTGCCGTTGCCTggatcgccgaggcgctccaACGGCGCGCCGGACACGAACCAGATCAGAGGGGCTTGGAGCTCCAGAACACTCCCGAGACCAAAGCCGGCGGCGTACTAGTCCACTGCCAAGCAGGAATGAGTCGGTCCGCAACAGTCACCGCCGCGTTTCTGATGAGAGAACTACGCCTAGACCCCGTCGAGGCAGTGACGTTTCTACGTGATCGCCGGTCAGTCGTCGATCCATCAGATACGTTCTGGCACCAGCTGGGATTGTATTACCTCGCCGATGGTCGGATGACACGCCAGTGGTACCTCTCGCGCACAACGGATACTGTCATGA ACGACGGCCGCGCCCCTTCAACCGAACACATGGCGGTCTacccctcaaccccgactCCCAGCCAGCCCGCAACCCCAGCCGGCGGCCACCGACGCAAGGTGCGGTGCAAGATGTGTCGCCAGCACCTAGCACTTCGCGAGCACATGATGGACCATATTCTGGACCAAGCCCCCCTCTCGCGCCCACGCACACCCAGCAACTTTTCGCTTCCTGGGCCGCTCACGGGCTTGAACCTGAGCATCACgacggacgacgacgctctcgacattgacgacgacgagcccgcGCCAAAGGACCAGTTGAGCCGCAGGCCGTCGGTGGCCAGCGACGTGATTAATCCCCTCACGGGACTGCCTGCTAGTcggtcgcgtcgcgcttcACTCGCTTCGGAAACCGGTGGGGTTGGAAGGGCACGCAGTCGGTCCCTCCTCGGTCTGGGCCCGGATGGGCTGACCATGACCCGCGCCAACTCTGTCAGCGcagacgaggacaaggagggcaagagCAGCGAAGACATCTCACCCACCAAGCCGTCTTTGACGCGCGCCGGGCGGCCCATTCTCGATGCGGACCAGCTCGCGGCCCGTCTCCCGCCCCAACTCGCGGCGCTGCGTACTGGCGGCGTCTCCACGCCCTCTACGACCGATGCGTCGCCTGTTGACAAGCCGGCTGGGCGGCGCCGCGCAAGCTCCGGGCTGCAGTTCACCTCTTCCATGCCGAATATGAGCACTGGAGGGCTCACTGGACCCCCGCCCATTCTCGCCAACCCAAAGTGCTCGGGATACTTTGTCGAGCCGCTGACGTGGATGGAGCCCGTGCTCGCAAATGGCAGTATCACTGGCAAGCTCGTGTgccccaaccccaagtGCGGTGTCAAGATTGGCAACTATGATTGGGCGGGTGCGCAGTGCGGGTGCAAGGACTGGGTGACGCCT ggGTTCTGCCTCTCGCGcagcaaggtcgaggaagtgTGGTAG